The following is a genomic window from Variovorax paradoxus.
GTAGCTGTCGAGCAGCGCATCGGGTGCGTCGCCCTGGAGCACGGCCGCGAGCTTCCATGCAAGGTTGTCCGCGTCCTGCACGCCCGAGTTGGCGCCGCGCGCGCCGAAGGGCGACACGCCGTGTGCCGAGTCGCCCGCGAACAGCACACGGCCATGGCGAAAGCGCTCCATGCGTTGGCACGCAAAGGTGTAGACGCTGGCCCAGCCGATGGTGAACTGCACGCCTTCGAAGCCGATGCTGTCGAGCAGTGCGCGCACGCGCGGCGTGATGTTCTCGGGCTTGCGCTCCTCCACCGGGTCGGCGTCCCAGCCAAGCTGGAAGTCGACGCGCCACATGCCGTCGGCCTGCTTGTGCAGAAGCACGCTCTGGCCGGGATGGAACGAAGGGTCGAACCAGAAGCGCCGCTCCGTGGGCAGTTGCGCATCCATCGTGATGTCCGCAATCAGGAAGCGGTCTCGGAAGGTGCGGCCCTTGGCTTCGAGGCCCAGCATCTGGCGCAGGTTGGAGCGCGAGCCGTCGCAGGCGGCAACGTAGCCGGCTTGCAGCTTGTAGTCGCCTTCGGGCGTTTCCACGGTGAGAACGGCGCCGCCGTCGTTCTGCTCGATGCCTGTGACCTTGTTGTTCCAGCGCAGGTCGATCAGCGGGAGTGTCGCGGCGCGTTCGACGAGGTAGCCCTCGACGTAGTACTGCTGCAGATTGATGAAGGCCGGGCGCTCGTGGCCGTGTTCGGGCAGCAGGTCGAAGCTGTAGACCTGCTCGTCGTGGAAGAACACCCTGCCCACGTGCCACGACACGCCCTTGCCGACCATGCGGTCGCCGCAGCCCAGGCGGTCGAACACCTCGAGCGTGCGCTTGGCAAAGCAGATGGCGCGCGAGCCGCTCGAAAGGGTGTTGTCGTTGTCGAGCAGCACCACGGGAATCTCGCGCAGCGCCAGGTCGATGGCGAGCGTGAGGCCGACGGGGCCGGCGCCGACGACGACCACCGGGTGGGGGGCGGGCGTGGCCGCGTCCTGGTCGGCGTGGCGCTTGTAGTCGAAGCGCAGGCTTTGATAGTCGATCACGTTTGTCTCCGTGCCTTGTGTCTTGCTCCTTCCCCCGCTGGGGGAAGGCTGGGATGGGGGCTCGGCAGCGCTCGAAACTGGCGCTCTGCGTGCCCCCACCCCAACCCTCCCCCGGAGGGCGAGGGAGCGATGCGGGGTCAGCCTTCCAGCGCCTTCCACATCTCGATGTCCCGCTCGGCCGTCCACACGCGCGGATCGGCATGGCCCGAGGCTTCGTCGTACGCGCGGCTCACGTCGAACGGCATGCAGTGATCGAAGATCACCCACTGGCTGTACTTGGGCTTGAGCTTGGCGTAGGTGTCCTTGTAGACCGTGTTCAGGTCGCGCCCGGCCTTCACGCCCTCTTGCACGCTCGCATACACGTCGGAGATGAAGTTGCGCGTGCCGGTCAGGCCCTCGGCCACTTCGGCCGGCGTGGTGAGCGCGGCGCCGCGGCCCGGCACCAGTGCCGCGGGCTTCAATGCGGCAATGTTGTCGAGCGTTTGCGGCCAGTCCTGGAAGTAGGCGTCGCCCGCATAGGGCGTAGCGCCAAACTCGACCAGGTCGCCCGACAGCAGCGTGCGTTCCTCGGGCAGCCACACGACCGTGTCGCCCTTGGTGTGGCCGCGGCCCAGCTGGATCAGCTGCACCTCGAGCTTGCCGAGCCACAGCGTCATCTTGCCGGTGAAGGTCATGGTGGGCCACGTCAGCCCCGGGGGCACCGTCTCCACGTTCTGGAACAGGCGCGGAAAGCGGCCGATCTCGCTGGCCTTGTCGGCCTCGCCGCGCTCCACGATCAGGTCGCGCGTGTCCTGGCTGGCCAGGATGTGCTCGGCCCCGTAGCCGGCCGCGCCCAGCACGCGCACCGCGTGATAGTGCGTCAGCACCACGTACTTGATGGGCTTGTCCGTCACCTCGCGGATGCGGCGCACCACGTCGGCCGCCATGGCGGGCGTGGCCTGGGTGTCGGCCACCAGCACGCAGTCGTCGCCAATCACGATGCCGGTGTTGGGGTCGCCCTCGGCCGTGTAGGCCCAGGCGTGCTCCGAGATCTGGCTGAAGGTGATCTTCTTTTCTTCCATGTCGGCCTGGCTGGCGAACTTCTTGGCTTGGCTCATCGTGTGTCTCCGTCGGTTTGGATCGAAAATTTGATTCGTCTAAAGCAAACGAATTTGCGGATAACGAATTTCTGAAGTGTAAGCCCGAGATCAGTTAATGTCTAATCCCTTCTTCATGAACGAACAATCAGACGCCAGGGCGGCCATGGCAGCCAACGAGACCGACCGCGCCGCCCAGCGCGGCATCCAGAGCATCGAGGTGGGCGGCCAGCTGCTGCGCGCGCTGGTGCACCACGGCCGGCCGATGGCACTGAAAGACCTGGCGCGGGAAGCCGACATGACCCCCGCCAAGGCCCATCCGTACATGGTGAGCTTCGGGCGGCTGGGCCTGATTGAGCAGGACCGCGCCAGCGGCCACTATCTGCTCGGCCCGCTGGCCTTGCAACTGGGGCTCATCAGCCTGCAGCAGGCCGACCCGGTGCACATCGCGACGCCGCTCATCGCAGGGGTGGCACAGCGCATCGGCCACACGGTGGCGCTGGCGGTATGGGGCGCGCGGGGTGCGACCATCGTGCGCACGGCCGAATCGCCCTCGCCGGTGCATGTGAACATGCGGCACGGCACGGTGTTCTCGCTCACCAACACGGCCTCCGGCCGCGTCTTCGCCGCCTACCTGGAGGCCGAAACGGTCAAGCAATTGCTCGACGCCGAGCGCCAGCGGCAAAAGCAGCGCAAGGCGGGCGAGCAGCCGCCGTCGGCCGGCATGCCGCCGCAGCCGCCCCTGCCGTCGTGGAGCGAATTCGAGCGCCAACTGCAGGAAGTGCGCGTGCACGGCATCAGCCGATCGGAAGGCGAGGTGATCGAAGGCGTCAGCGCCATGGCGGCGCCGGTGTTCGACCACACGGGCACCATCGTGCTGTCGGTCACGGCCATCGGCCCGGCCGCCATCTTCGACACCGCCTGGGACGGCGAAATCGCACGCGCGCTCAAGGCCTGCGCGGGCACGGTCTCCGAGCGCCTGGGCGCAACGTCGGCCGGAAGAAACGCTTCCGCACATCTGGATCCATGAGCCCGGACATCACTGCTTCGTCTTCCACGCCCCCGATCGAATCTGCCATTGCCCTGCTGGGCGCCGCTCGGCGCATCGTCGTGTTCTCCGGCGCCGGCCTTTCAAAGGCCTCCGGCATTCCGACCTACCGCGACAGCGACGGACTCTGGATGAACCAGAACGCGCTGCAGTACTCGCATGCCGAAGACCTGCAGCGCGACCCGGCGGGCTTCACGCGTTTCTGGTCACGCCGGCTTTCTGCGGTAGAGAACGCGCAGCCGAATCCGGGGCATACCGCGCTTGCGCTGCTTCAGCGCCTGCGGCCTGCCACGCGCCTCATCACGCAGAACGTCGACGGGCTGCTGACGCTGGCCGGCGGGCTCGATGTGCTCGAACTGCACGGCTCGCTGCGCCGGTGGCGTTGCGACCACTGCGGCAACCGCCAGGGCCCATGGCCCTTTCACCGCTGCATGCGCTGCGCCTCGCGCGCCCGGCCGGACGTGGTGATGTTCGGGGAGATGCTGAACCAGGGCGTGCTGCTCGATGCGCAGGCGGCCGCGCAGGAGTCGGACGTGTTCATGGTGGTCGGCAGCACGGCCATCGTCTATCCGGCCGCCGAGCTGCCGCAGATGGCGGCGGCGCACGGCAGCAAGCTGATCACGCTGAACATGGAGCCGTTGCCGCATCTGGACGATGCGGCGGAGGTGGTGCTGCGCGGCCCGTCGGAGGTGCTGCTGCCGCAACTCCTGGCGGGGCTCGGCGGCTCGCCGCCCTAGGGGCAATCAGCTCTTCTTGCCGCCGAACAGCACCAGCGCCCCGCCCACGACGATCGCGGCCACGCTTGCCCAGGCCGGGAAGTTGACCTGCTGCTTCTCCTTCACGGAAAACTCCAGCGGGCCGAGCTTGGCCTGGTGCGTTTCCTTGGTGAAGCTGAAGCCGCCGAGCCCGAGGCCCGCGATGCCGGCCACGATGAGCAGGATGCCGGCGATGCGTGTGGGGTTCATGGTGAGGTCTCCTCGGGATTGTTGGTTGGGCGGCGTCGAGCCGATGTAGAGCTTACTGCCGAGGCAGCTGGTCCACCCACTGCACGACATCGGCCACTGCGGCGTCGGTGGCCGCGGCCAGTGCCTTCACGCCGCCGGGCGCATCGACGCTAGGTGCCGGGCGCCGAACGGTGAAGGTGCGCTGGCCGAGCACGCGGTCGCCCCCCGTAGTGCCGCGGATCAGCGTGGCGCGCAGGCGGACGAGGCCGACGCTGCTGCCCGCCGATTCGAAGTAGTGGCTGAACTCGTCGAGCGAAATGCGCAGCGTGTCGGGCACGCGGCCTTCGGTGCGCGCGATGGTTGCGCTTTCTTCGGGGCCGAGCACCGTGCGCCGTTCGGAAAGTGCATCGCGCAGCCGCTGGCGCAGCAGCTGTGCCGGCGGCAGGCTCCAGCGCGACTGGCCGTAGGGGCGCAGCTCGTTGGCATCCGCATAGCCGAGCCGGTAAAGAATCTGTGTGCCGTCGAGCCGCATGTTGCTCTCGATTTCGGCCAGCGCCAGCGTGGGCAGCGCGGCGGCGGGCGGAGTGGCCGCGGCCGCCGGCACGGCAATGCCGGGCCCGAAATCGTAAAGCGTCGAACGCGCGGGCTTGTCAGGGAGCGCACCGCAGCCGGCAAGCAGCAACAGCGCAAGAACGGTTCCCAAACCAAGACCAGGACGAAGGGAGCGACGGGGTTGCATGGCGTTCTTCTTCATGGTGATCACTTCAGGGGCGTCCCAGGGAGTTGGTGGCGGGCGGCGCGGAGAAGCCGGGCTCGCCCGGGCCCGCGGCGGTGCCGCCGTTGCCGAACAGCAGCGACTGCGGGTTGTCGTTGATGCCGTCGGCCGCGCGGCCGAGCCGGCGCACCGCGCGCGAGGTGTCGTCGGCCACCCGGTTCACGCGCGGCAGCGTGGCCGAGTTGAACGAATCGACCGCCTGCGCCAGTGCCTTGGTGCCATCGCCCAGGCGTTCGATCGGGCCTTCGGGCGCATTGAGGCGGTTCACCGTGGTGTTGAAATTGTTGGCCACGCGTGAAACGTCGCCGGCGGCCGTCTTCACCGAAGACAGCGTGCCGGGCAGCGCAGCGAGCGTCGGGTTCAGGCCGGTCTTCACCGTGTTGTCCAGTTGCTTCAGCAGCGTGTTGGCGCTGGCCGATGCCGCCGCAATGTTCTCCAGCGCGTCGGCCACCCGCTTCTGGTTGCCGTCGCCGAGCAGCTGGTTGGCGCGCTTGGTCGCCTCGTCGACCTGGTTGATGATGGCTTCGCCGCGGTCCTGCAGCTGCGCGAGCATCGAGGGCTTGAGCGGAATGCGCGGCGGGTCGTCGTTGTTGGGCGCCAGCACCACGTTCGATTCGCCCTTGTCGTCCAGCGCGATGAAGGCCAGGCCGGTCACGCCCTGGTAGCTGAGCGTGGCAAAGCTCGACGTGGTGAGCGGCACGCGCTGGTCGACCGTGATGCGCACGCGCACATTGCCCTTGGTCTTGGGGTCGAAGTCGATCGAGGTCACCTTGCCGACCGCGATGCCCCGGTAGCGCACCATGGCCTGCGGCTGCAGGCCGCTGACCGGGTCGCGCGTGGAAAGCTCGTAGATGTTGCGCACGGTGTTGTCGCGCGTGAACCAGACCACCAGCCCCACGAGCACGGCAATGAGGCCGAGCACGAAGGCGCCGGCGGCGAGGGCATGGGCTTTGTTTTCCATGGTGTGGCTACCTTTCAGTGGGCTGCGCCGGCAAGCGGCGGCGCAGCGTTGGAGGGTTTGTCATGCAGGGCCTCCAAGGCGCGCTGGCCGCGCCCTCCCAGAAAATATTCGTGGATGAACGGATGCGGGTACGCGATGACTTCGCGCGCCGAACCGCTGACGATGACCTTGTGGTCGGCCAGCACGGCAATGCGGGTGCTCAGGTCGAACAGCGTGTCCAGGTCGTGCGTGACCATGACCACCGTCAGGCCCAGTTCGCGGTGCAGGCCGCGCAGCAGGTCGCAGAAACTGTCCGACGCCTCGGGATCGAGGCCGGCCGTGGGTTCGTCGAGCAGCAGCAGCGGCGGGTCCATGATGAGCGCGCGCGCCAGCGCCACGCGCTTGATCATGCCGCCCGACAAATCGGCCGGGCTCATGTTGGCGTGCCGCGGCTGCAAGCCCACCATCTGCAGCTTGACCAGTGCCGCGTTGCGGATCAGCTCGTCGGGCAGCAGCTTGAGTTCGCGCAGCGGAAAGGCAATGTTCTCGAGCACGCTGAAGGCCGAGAACAGCGCACCGTGCTGAAACAGCATGCCCACGTTGGCCGCGCCCTTGGCGCTGAGTTCGCCAGGCGCCTGGCCGAGTACCTCGACCGAGCCCTTCGACGGTTTCTCGAGTCCGAGGATCTGCCGCAGCAGCACGGTCTTGCCGGTGCCCGATCCGCCCACCAGCGACAGCACTTCGCCGCGGCCGATGTGCAGGTCGAGATCGCGATGAACCACGTGCTCGCCCTCGGCATTCTTGAACACCGTCCAGAGCTTGCTGATGTCGACCACGCTGTTTGAATCGCTCATGCCCTGAACCCGATTCCCTTGAACAGCACCGCGAACAGCGCATCGACCAGGATCACCGCGGTGATCGAGGTCACCACCGACGAGGTCGTGCCGCGCCCCAGGCTCTCGGTGTTGGGTTTCACCTTCATGCCGAAGTAGCAGCCGATCAGCGCAATCAAAATGCCGAACACCGCGGACTTCGCCAGCGCGAGCCACAGGTTGGCAATGGGCACGGCGCGCGGCAACGCCGAGAGAAAGTAGGCGGGCGAAATGTCGAGCGCCGCATCGGCGGCGAGCATGCCGCCCGCAAGTGCCGCCATCGACGTCCAGAGGCTGATCAGCGGCATTGCGATGGCAAGCGCCATCACGCGCGGCATCACCAGCCTGAAGCCGTGCGGAATGCCCATCACGCGCATGGCGTCGAGCTCTTCGGTCACGCGCATCACGCCGATCTGCGCCGTGATGGCCGAGCCGGAGCGCCCCGCGATCAGAACCGCGGCCAGCACCGGCCCGAGTTCTCGGATCAGCGACAGCCCGAGGATGTTGACCACGAAAGCTTCGGCGCCGTATTGGCGCAGCTGCTGCGAGATCAGGTAGGCCAGCACCACGCCGATCAGCAGGCCCACCAGTGCCGTGATGTGCAGCGCAGTGGCGCCGAACTGGTACAGATGGCCTGAAAAATCGCGCCACGGCGCACGGTGCGGCGCACGGGCAAGCGTGCAGGCGTCGAGCGCAAGCTGACCGATGAGCCCCACGAAGTCGCGCACCACTTGCAGCGCGCGCGGTCCCGTGTGCGAAAAATGCCGGAGCCGCTCGGCGAGCGTGGGCGGCGGCTCTTCGGGCGTTCCGACCGTGTACTGGGCTACCTGGTCGAGCACCGCCTTGTGCTGCGGCGACATCTCGAGCGTGGCCGGCCAGTCGTGGCGCCAGTGTTCCCAAAGCAGCTGCGCGCCGATGTGGTCGAGCTGCTCGATGGGCCGCAGGTCCCAGGCGCGGTCGTCCGATGGCGGAGCGCCTGCCAGGTCTTTCTCGATGGCCTGCCACGCGGCGCGCGACGACATGGCCAGCGTCGTCCAGCGGCCACTGGCCACGGTCCATGTGCGGCCGTCCTGTTCGCGCTGCTCGAGGCGCGGCAACACGCTGTCGGCGGCGGATGCGTCGGCAGGCGAAGTTGCTATGGACATGGTGCGGCGGGGCAGGGCGAAGTAAGAAAAAAGAAGCGGTCGTAAAGGGCGCATCGTAACCGGATGAATCGGCTTTTCCCGTACGCGGCGCCGGTGCTTTGCGTAGGGCGGCACGCCGTTCGAAGACCCATCCACGCCCGCTTTTCGGTCAGTTCCATGCCCGTGCCAGCGCGTTCCAGGCGCTTGCAATCACGGGTTCGTTACGCCGCGATGCCAGCGAGACGAAGCGCAGCGCGCAGCCCAGCTGCACGCGGTCTGCCATGACAAGGCCGTGCGACTGGCTCTCGCGAATGGCGATGGAGTCGCGCAAGAGGCTGAGCCCTACGCCCGACTTCAGCAGGTCGAGCATCGAGGCCTCTTGGTCGACCAGCGCCACGCGCCGCGGCGAAAGCCCGAGCGGGCCGAACACTTTATTGAGCAGCCTGTGGTGCGCGGACTCCGGCGGCGTGGCGAGCCACGGCAACGCTGCCAGCGCTTTCCAGTCGCGGCCCAGCACCTGCGGCCCCCAGCCTGCGGGTGCAACCACGCGGTACGTGAAGCGCGTGAGCGTGCGCGCCGCCAGCGGAGCCGGTGCGGCTGCATCGTCGCCATCCTCCTCATCGGCATCGAGGTGAAAACCCACGTCGAGTTCGCCGCGCAACACCTGCGCCAGCACCGTGCCGCTCATGCCGTGGCGCAGCTCGGTCTCGATTTGCGGCGCGGACTCGACGAGTTCGCGCAGGAACATGCCAAGCCGGGTGAACTCCGGATCGAGGATGGTGCCAATGCGCAGCGCCCCTCGCACCGTGCCTTGCAGGTTGCGAGCGGCCTGCTGCAGGTCGCCAACAGCGGAAAGCACGCGTTCGGCCTGCGGCAGCAACGCGGCGCCGTCGGCAGTGAGCGCCAGCCCATGCGGCGTGCGCGTGAACAGCTGGAGCCCGGTCTCTTCGGCCAGTCGCTTCAATTGCAGGCTCACCGCCGGCTGCGTCAAGTGCAGCCGCTCGGCCGCGCGGGAAACGCTGCCTTCACGCGCCGCAAGCACAAAGGCACGCAAGATCTGGAGGTCCAATGCGGTGGCGCTCATATAAGAACGATTTATAAGCTACCTGCATCGAAATCATTGGCTTTTTCTACGGGGCTTGGGCGAAACTTGCCCAAGAGGCCCGCGCAAGGCCCATGAGCATTAAAAATATCGTTCCGGAGACAAGCAGGCGCCATGAGCGACAACACATTCGACTACATCGTCATCGGCGGCGGCACGGCCGGCGCGCTGATGTGCAACCGGCTGACCCGCAAATCGCAACAGCGCACGCTGCTGATCGAAGCCGGCCGCAAGGACGACTACCACTGGATCCACATTCCCGTGGGCTACCTGTATTGCATCGGCAATCCGCGCACCGACTGGCTCTACAGCACCGAGCCCGATGCGGGCCTCAACGGTCGCACGCTGCGCTACCCGCGCGGCAAGACGCTGGGCGGCTGCTCCAGCATCAACGGCATGATCTACATGCGCGGCCAGTCGCGCGACTATGACCAATGGGCGCAGCTCACGGGCGACGACGACTGGAAGTGGCAGAACGTGCTGCCCGACTTCAAGAAGCACGAGGACTACTACCTCGGCGCCGACGAACTGCACGGCGCTGGCGGCGAATGGCGGGTGGAGAAGCAGCGCCTGCGCTGGGACATCCTCGACGCCTTTGCCGAAGCCGCCGTGCAAGCCGGCGTGCCGCACAGCACCGACTTCAACCGCGGCAGCAACGAAGGCGTCGGCTATTTCCAGGTCAACCAGAAGAACGGCTGGCGCTGGAACACGGCGAAGGCCTTCTTGCGGCCTGTGTGCTACGGCCGGCCCAACTTCGAGATGTGGGTCAATGCGCACGTCACCAAGCTGATCATCGAAGCGCAGCCCGACGGCAGCCAGCGCTGCACCGGCGTGCAGGTGTGGGACGGCCACGAGATGATCACCGCGCATGCCACGCGCGAGGTGGTGCTGTGCGCCGGCAGCATCGGCTCGCCGCAGATCCTGCAGCTTTCGGGCATCGGCCCGGCCGATTTGCTGCGCCAGCATGGTATCGATGTGGTGGTCGATGCACCGGGCGTCGGCGCGAATCTGCAAGACCACTTGCAGATTCGCGCGGTCTACAAGATCAATGGCGCGCCCACGCTCAACGTGCTGGCGTCGTCGATGTACGGCAAGGCAAAAATCGGCCTCGAATACCTGATGAAGCGCACCGGGCCGATGAGCATGGCGCCGTCGCAACTCGGCGCATTCACGCGCAGTTCGCCCGAGCATGAGTGGCCCAATCTCGAATACCACGTGCAGCCGTTGTCGCTCGACGCATTCGGCGAGCCGCTGCACAGCTTTCCGGCCTTTACGGCGAGCGTGTGCAACCTCAACCCCACGAGCCGCGGCACGGTGCGCATCAAGAGCCCGCGCTTTGAGGAGGCGCCGGCCATTGCGCCCAACTACCTGAGCACCGATGAAGACCGCAAGGTGGCGGCCGATTCGCTGCGCGTGACACGCCGCATTGCATCGCAGCCTGCGCTTGCCAAGTACAAGCCGGAGGAATGGAAGCCGGGCGTTCAGTACCAGAGCGACGAAGACCTGGCGCGCCTCGCCGGCGACATCGCAACCACTATCTTCCATCCGGTGGGCACAACCAAGATGGGCGCCGACGGCGACCCGATGGCGGTGCTTGAC
Proteins encoded in this region:
- a CDS encoding FAD-dependent oxidoreductase, yielding MIDYQSLRFDYKRHADQDAATPAPHPVVVVGAGPVGLTLAIDLALREIPVVLLDNDNTLSSGSRAICFAKRTLEVFDRLGCGDRMVGKGVSWHVGRVFFHDEQVYSFDLLPEHGHERPAFINLQQYYVEGYLVERAATLPLIDLRWNNKVTGIEQNDGGAVLTVETPEGDYKLQAGYVAACDGSRSNLRQMLGLEAKGRTFRDRFLIADITMDAQLPTERRFWFDPSFHPGQSVLLHKQADGMWRVDFQLGWDADPVEERKPENITPRVRALLDSIGFEGVQFTIGWASVYTFACQRMERFRHGRVLFAGDSAHGVSPFGARGANSGVQDADNLAWKLAAVLQGDAPDALLDSYASEREFAADENIRNSTRATDFITPKSEVSRLFRDAVLELTKRHAFARTLVNSGRLSVPAVLRDSPLNTPDTDAFAGAMVPGAAAADAPVVRADGSSGWLLRECHVAQFTALVFGTGEAAERSLQALKASDFPLHVVCVKAATTEGELAMQRYDALPGTVYLLRPDQHVCARWRQPTAGNIRAAIDRALAKG
- a CDS encoding MBL fold metallo-hydrolase, whose translation is MSQAKKFASQADMEEKKITFSQISEHAWAYTAEGDPNTGIVIGDDCVLVADTQATPAMAADVVRRIREVTDKPIKYVVLTHYHAVRVLGAAGYGAEHILASQDTRDLIVERGEADKASEIGRFPRLFQNVETVPPGLTWPTMTFTGKMTLWLGKLEVQLIQLGRGHTKGDTVVWLPEERTLLSGDLVEFGATPYAGDAYFQDWPQTLDNIAALKPAALVPGRGAALTTPAEVAEGLTGTRNFISDVYASVQEGVKAGRDLNTVYKDTYAKLKPKYSQWVIFDHCMPFDVSRAYDEASGHADPRVWTAERDIEMWKALEG
- a CDS encoding IclR family transcriptional regulator; this encodes MAANETDRAAQRGIQSIEVGGQLLRALVHHGRPMALKDLAREADMTPAKAHPYMVSFGRLGLIEQDRASGHYLLGPLALQLGLISLQQADPVHIATPLIAGVAQRIGHTVALAVWGARGATIVRTAESPSPVHVNMRHGTVFSLTNTASGRVFAAYLEAETVKQLLDAERQRQKQRKAGEQPPSAGMPPQPPLPSWSEFERQLQEVRVHGISRSEGEVIEGVSAMAAPVFDHTGTIVLSVTAIGPAAIFDTAWDGEIARALKACAGTVSERLGATSAGRNASAHLDP
- a CDS encoding SIR2 family NAD-dependent protein deacylase, translated to MSPDITASSSTPPIESAIALLGAARRIVVFSGAGLSKASGIPTYRDSDGLWMNQNALQYSHAEDLQRDPAGFTRFWSRRLSAVENAQPNPGHTALALLQRLRPATRLITQNVDGLLTLAGGLDVLELHGSLRRWRCDHCGNRQGPWPFHRCMRCASRARPDVVMFGEMLNQGVLLDAQAAAQESDVFMVVGSTAIVYPAAELPQMAAAHGSKLITLNMEPLPHLDDAAEVVLRGPSEVLLPQLLAGLGGSPP
- a CDS encoding ABC-type transport auxiliary lipoprotein family protein; translation: MKKNAMQPRRSLRPGLGLGTVLALLLLAGCGALPDKPARSTLYDFGPGIAVPAAAATPPAAALPTLALAEIESNMRLDGTQILYRLGYADANELRPYGQSRWSLPPAQLLRQRLRDALSERRTVLGPEESATIARTEGRVPDTLRISLDEFSHYFESAGSSVGLVRLRATLIRGTTGGDRVLGQRTFTVRRPAPSVDAPGGVKALAAATDAAVADVVQWVDQLPRQ
- a CDS encoding MlaD family protein encodes the protein MENKAHALAAGAFVLGLIAVLVGLVVWFTRDNTVRNIYELSTRDPVSGLQPQAMVRYRGIAVGKVTSIDFDPKTKGNVRVRITVDQRVPLTTSSFATLSYQGVTGLAFIALDDKGESNVVLAPNNDDPPRIPLKPSMLAQLQDRGEAIINQVDEATKRANQLLGDGNQKRVADALENIAAASASANTLLKQLDNTVKTGLNPTLAALPGTLSSVKTAAGDVSRVANNFNTTVNRLNAPEGPIERLGDGTKALAQAVDSFNSATLPRVNRVADDTSRAVRRLGRAADGINDNPQSLLFGNGGTAAGPGEPGFSAPPATNSLGRP
- a CDS encoding ABC transporter ATP-binding protein, giving the protein MSDSNSVVDISKLWTVFKNAEGEHVVHRDLDLHIGRGEVLSLVGGSGTGKTVLLRQILGLEKPSKGSVEVLGQAPGELSAKGAANVGMLFQHGALFSAFSVLENIAFPLRELKLLPDELIRNAALVKLQMVGLQPRHANMSPADLSGGMIKRVALARALIMDPPLLLLDEPTAGLDPEASDSFCDLLRGLHRELGLTVVMVTHDLDTLFDLSTRIAVLADHKVIVSGSAREVIAYPHPFIHEYFLGGRGQRALEALHDKPSNAAPPLAGAAH
- a CDS encoding MlaE family ABC transporter permease; its protein translation is MSIATSPADASAADSVLPRLEQREQDGRTWTVASGRWTTLAMSSRAAWQAIEKDLAGAPPSDDRAWDLRPIEQLDHIGAQLLWEHWRHDWPATLEMSPQHKAVLDQVAQYTVGTPEEPPPTLAERLRHFSHTGPRALQVVRDFVGLIGQLALDACTLARAPHRAPWRDFSGHLYQFGATALHITALVGLLIGVVLAYLISQQLRQYGAEAFVVNILGLSLIRELGPVLAAVLIAGRSGSAITAQIGVMRVTEELDAMRVMGIPHGFRLVMPRVMALAIAMPLISLWTSMAALAGGMLAADAALDISPAYFLSALPRAVPIANLWLALAKSAVFGILIALIGCYFGMKVKPNTESLGRGTTSSVVTSITAVILVDALFAVLFKGIGFRA
- a CDS encoding LysR family transcriptional regulator codes for the protein MSATALDLQILRAFVLAAREGSVSRAAERLHLTQPAVSLQLKRLAEETGLQLFTRTPHGLALTADGAALLPQAERVLSAVGDLQQAARNLQGTVRGALRIGTILDPEFTRLGMFLRELVESAPQIETELRHGMSGTVLAQVLRGELDVGFHLDADEEDGDDAAAPAPLAARTLTRFTYRVVAPAGWGPQVLGRDWKALAALPWLATPPESAHHRLLNKVFGPLGLSPRRVALVDQEASMLDLLKSGVGLSLLRDSIAIRESQSHGLVMADRVQLGCALRFVSLASRRNEPVIASAWNALARAWN
- a CDS encoding GMC family oxidoreductase, translated to MSDNTFDYIVIGGGTAGALMCNRLTRKSQQRTLLIEAGRKDDYHWIHIPVGYLYCIGNPRTDWLYSTEPDAGLNGRTLRYPRGKTLGGCSSINGMIYMRGQSRDYDQWAQLTGDDDWKWQNVLPDFKKHEDYYLGADELHGAGGEWRVEKQRLRWDILDAFAEAAVQAGVPHSTDFNRGSNEGVGYFQVNQKNGWRWNTAKAFLRPVCYGRPNFEMWVNAHVTKLIIEAQPDGSQRCTGVQVWDGHEMITAHATREVVLCAGSIGSPQILQLSGIGPADLLRQHGIDVVVDAPGVGANLQDHLQIRAVYKINGAPTLNVLASSMYGKAKIGLEYLMKRTGPMSMAPSQLGAFTRSSPEHEWPNLEYHVQPLSLDAFGEPLHSFPAFTASVCNLNPTSRGTVRIKSPRFEEAPAIAPNYLSTDEDRKVAADSLRVTRRIASQPALAKYKPEEWKPGVQYQSDEDLARLAGDIATTIFHPVGTTKMGADGDPMAVLDSKLRVRGVQGLRVVDAGAMPTITSGNTNSPTLMMAEKAVGWILEANH